In Candidatus Paceibacterota bacterium, the DNA window TCGGGATTACACAGGACGCTCAATGTGAGTGGGTCCAAGCGGGCCGGGTCGCCGCTAAAGAACAGGGGTGCAGCCATTAAGCACCAGAGCGACATGTATGCGTATTGCTCGTCCGGGGTCAGGGGGCAAGGCTTGGGGTCAGTGAAGTTGGTGCCTTGCTGTCTGCCGATCCAACCGATTTGCAGGTAGTCGGGGTCGTTCCACGCGCCAGGACGAGACCACGCGCCGTGCTCAGCATTGGTCAGTGCAACCTGCACAAACCGCTCCAAGTCAAAGCCGAGGTCACCGGCCGTGCGCCAGCAGTTGCCGCCGACCTCCGCGCCCCATTCCCACACATTGCCCATGCCGTACTGGCAGAGGTTGTAAACCAGATCCCGGGGTTGGCGCTGCAGCGCGCCGCCCATCAAGGCGAACGGCTTCTTCATTGCCTCGAGGGATGGTGCTTTGCCCGCGATGCGGCCGTAAGAGCACCAGTCGTACTTGAGAAAGTCGAATCCCCAGGAGGCAAAGCGGGCAGCATCCTGCTCTTCATGCTGCCAGGACCCGGCCAACCCACAGCATGTATTCGGGCCGGGGGAACTGTAGATGCCTGCCTTGAGGCCCAACCTGTGGATGTAGTGGGTTAGCGCCGGCATGTCGGGGAAGCAGGCGTTTGGCAGCAAATTGCCGTCCCGGTCTCGGAGCGGGCCGACGCGGCGAGGATCCGGCATGTACTTCTGAAGGGCCTGGGCATTCATCCAGCAGTCGTCGATACACACATATTGGTAACCAACGTCGGCCATCCCGCTGGAGATCAGAGCGTCGGCAGCCGCGCGCACCGCTTGATCTGTCACACGGTTGAAGTGGACGTACCACGAGTTCCACCCCATCGGAGGAGTGAGGGCGAGTTTGTCGCCGGAAACAACTCTGAATTTGCGTTCGCTGTGGCCGAAGGCGTTCTTGGCTTTTAGGATCAGGTCGTAGGTGCCGCGCGCGGGGGTTGTGCCGCTAATGATCCCTTTGGCTGGGTCGAGGTTCAGGCTTTGGGGAAGCCGGTCGGCAGAGAAGTTGATGGGACGCTCTCCCGTGCAAGGAATGCGGTAAAGGAAAGGGTGGCCTGGCCGTGCGCCGTACACCGTCGGGCCATTGATCTGCGGTTGCCTTGGAGGGCGAGGGGTGAGGAGTGCAGGTTCATTGGTATCTGCGCCGACGCCGGGAGAAACTGTCGCCAGTATCCAGAAGGTGATCCTGCACAGGCGACCAGTAAGTTGGACGCTACTGTTGGGGTTCATGTGGGTGGCTGGCCGGATGATTGTCGTCGCTACGCGTCCAGTTGCCGAAGTCGTACTGAAGAACCTGGCCGCCATACTCGATTTTGAGGTTCGGGCTGTTAGTCTGCTGGTAGACCCAGGTGTTCCGCAGGAGAGGCCATCCCAAGTAGTCAACCGGTTGCCCATTGATCCTGGCCTGATTTGTGTAGGCTGCACTGTGAGGCAGCCAGGTAAGGTCGAGCTGGTGTCCCGAAAGTGAGGTGTAGGCGAGCCGCGGTTGCGATTGATCAATGCCTGTAGCATCGACCGTTGTGCTGGCGAGCATGGCCTGGGCGAAGCGATTCAGTTCCGCATCCACCCCACCGCCGGCGAAATGCTTTAACTCGGCGGTTTCCAGGACCCAACCGTTCTTCCGCGCGTCGCACCAAAGCAAATCGTTGTTGCTCCAGCGTTGCTTGCTCCAGGTGTGCGGCTTAACGCAGTGAAAGGCCATGAGCATGGCGCCGTTGTGGCAGAAGACCCACCCCGAACGCTCGATGCGCTTGAGGATCGCGCCGCGGGTGGTGAACGGGGCGTAAAGCTTGTAGTATGGGTAATGCTCCGGCACCGAATAGAGACCGATCAAAGTGCCCTCATGCTGGAGGTACTGACTGAACGGATTTTCACCGTAGCCCAGATCGTTCGCGCGCCCCTCCTGCAGTTTGTAGGGGCGATATGGATTCTCCATGCAAACAGCAAACGTCGAGGACGGCTTGTCGGAAACCCATTTCAGCAGGTTGCGGCGGCTCTCCTTGTAAATGCCGGAGGTGAAATCCGGCGGGTGATCCCATTGACTGGCGAGGCTGCAGGTAAAGGAATGAAAGGTGGTCCTGCGAATTTCGGCGGAGCCAAGGGCCGGCACGGACGCCTCGTGAACGAACGGGCGGGAGCGATCCTGCGCAATTTGCACGATAAGATCGGGGACTTTGTAATGGCCGGGAGCGGCCATCCAAAACGAATGCTGCCAACCGGTGCCAGAGGCGGAGATCGGTCGGAACGCGCCAAAGAAAACCCAAGCCGCAGCGGCTGTGGAGGCCATCGAGTCCGGGCTGGTGTCCGTGGAATACCAATATTTGGCGCGCGAGGCTGAGCCGATATTGTAACCCTGGTTCCAAGTGCAAGCGACGTCCAGCAGCATCGCGTCGAGTGTGAGGGTGGCGCGTTTGCGCATCTCAGGTTCCCGCGCGAACTCGGCGAGCATCCGCATTGCGGACAGATTCACGGCAAGATAGATAGGAGCGCCGTATTCGTCGAAGTTGCGCCGGCAAATACCATCGAAGTAGCGGAACAACCGCTCCTGGGTGGCTTTGCGTATTCCAGCGGCGTCCAGTCCGTCGGTGTCCACCAGTTCCGGCCACTCCTCGGCGGCGAGGAAGCCGGAGCCGTCCATCATCAGCCGGTAATTCATTGCGCCGTAGCCGCGCCAAACCTTGTGCTCATAAAGCGCGGTGTAATCGCGGATCTTGCGTGCCGTAGCCGGCGGTATTTTGCTCTTGCAAAGGAAATAGGTGTTGATCAGCGCAACCTTGTCAAAGGGATCCAGGGCGGACGGATTCAGGGGATTTGCGGGTTCAGATGAACCGTCTCGCGCCTTGGCGATTTGGCGTGTGACGGCGGCGTCGAGCTTTGCAAGCGCATCTTTCGTCTCTACATTAAGCAACAAGCGCGCGGCATAGATCGGGGCGGACGCTTTTGGGTAAGTCTCCTGCTCGCGGTTCGGCCTGCATGAAGCGACGTATCGCACGAGGGTCCGGGCGCGTTCGGCGGATGTATGGCCGTCGAGCAATACTCGCCCCCCGGACCTCATTCCGGGGGGCGATCCAAGTGCCGGACGCTTTTCGATTTCGGTGCCGCTAACAGCCGCCCGCGCAGGCAGCAGCAAGGCCACGAATGCAAAAAGCCGTAGTAACGGAAACACAGTTACTATTTGGACGCGAGCCGCGCGGCCTTATCCTGAATTTCCACAACAATGACCGAAGCGATGGGATCGGGGGCTTTGGCTGCCAGCGCCAGGGTCGTGCCGCGTTCGGATTGAGTTACTTTGATCGGTTTGCGACCAGCGTCGGCGAGCAAGTACGCCTTGGTCACTTTGCTCATCAGGCCGGGGATTTCGAATTGGCCGGCGGGCCATTGGAAGAGGTGCACAAACAACTTTCCTGGTTTCGTTGTGCAACGCCACACCCAAGCGGGCTTAAAGGCAGGTTTGCCATGCTTGTCCTTCTCGGTCTCACTGAACGCCCCCGCTTCGGCGCCGAACGGAGTGGGACCGCTGCCGTAAATGGCCTCGCCATTTACCCGCATCCATTTACCCACTTGTTCCAGGCGCTCGATGCTCGGCTGAGGGATTAGGCCTTCCGAGGTGGGGCCAACATTCAACAGATAGTTGCCGCCCTTGCTGGCGATATCCACCAGGTTGCGAATAAGTGTCTCAGTGGATTTCCAGTCGTGGTCATCGCGCTTGAAGCCCCAGGTATCGTTGATCGTCATGCAGGTCTCCCAATCACGCCCCGGATAGCCCTGCGGCGGTATGTACTGTTCCGGGGTTTCCGTATCGCCCTTGTAGCCTCCGCCCAGGCGGTTGTTGGTGATGATTTGCGGTCTTAGCTCGCGGGCCACCCTGGCCAGGCGCTCGGCGCGAGATGGATTTATGTCCCTGGGGGTGTCCCACCAAAGCACGGCAGGAATGTCGGGACCGTAGTTGGACAGAATTTCACGCACCTGGGGAACCGCCACTTGATCGATGTATTCATCCATGTCGCGTTCCTGGGCGGGATCCCATCGGCGTCCCCCCGTCGAGCCGCCATTCATCCAATCCTGGGCCTGCGAGTAGTAGAAGCCGAGTTTGATGTTGTGCTTGCGGCAGGCTTCTGCGAGATCTTTAAGAGGATCGCGTCCGTACGGGCTGGCATCGCAAATATTCCACTTGCTCGCCTTCGAGCAGAACATCGCGAAGCCGTCGTGATGCTTGGAAGTGATCACGATGTATTTCATGCCCGCATCTTTGGCCAGCTTGACCCACGTCTCGGCATCATATTTCACGGGGTTGAATTCCTTGGCGTATGCCTTGTACTCGGCGCAGGGGATTTTGCCGCGGAGCATAATCCATTCGCCGATGCCGCCTACGGGCTTGCCCTGGTAAAAGCCGGCCGGAACGGAGTAGACGCCCCAATGGATGAACATTCCGAATTTAGCGGTGCGCCACCAGCTCATGCGGGCGTCGCGCTGTTGCTGTGTTTCATTTGGTTCCTCAGCCTGAATTTCAACCCTCATCGTTCCGACCGCAGCTGCGACCATGAACGCCATCCATAGTTTTGTCATATTTCGTTTTTATGTGTTAACGTTTCCGAACCCTCGAGTTTACCGGCTGGAATCGCATGTTCATTAGAGAGGGCGCTCGGAGAATTGGTATTGCAGCGCAGCCGGACAATCTCGGCGGTGATTTCCACAGCTCGGGCCTGCGCCTGGCAAACGGTGAGCGCCCCCGGCTTTGCGCCGGGGCCGCCAGGAACGCCGGGACGGGTGTGTGTGAGTTCGGTCATCCACGCGTCGAAGAGAAGCTTTGATCGTTTCGAAATCAATTTGCGTATTTCCGGGCCATGCACCGGAAAGAGTTCTTCCGCTCGCGTTGCACCCTTCAGATCCGCACCGAAGAACTGCTTAAGAATCTCGCGGGCCATGATCCAGTGCCCCCGGCGGTCAGGATGCACGCCGTCCTGGGCGTACATGAAGGACGGGTCACTGGATCGGCCTTCGTCCAGGCTCCGGCGCATCGGGGTGTGGATATCAACCACATCCCAGCCGGAAGCACGCCTGGATAGAAGCCATGAGGTGTAGCGCGTCAGGCTTTCATCGTGCGGCTGGAGGCCGGGGTGTTGCCGGGCATCGTGAACCGGCGGGGTGCAAATCACAACCCGCTTCACCCCGCTGCGCAGGGCGGATTCTCGCAGGCGAGTGATCGCGTTCGCAAAGCGCCTATCCCCGGAGGCGTCTGAGGGGAGGTTGCTCCCATCGTTCATCCCGTAGCAGGCGAACAGGAGGTCCGGCTTAGCCGCTTCCAATACACGGTCGAGGCGCTCGCTCAAGAAAGGGCGTCCGAACCCGAATTTTTCCAGGTGCGAAGCGTTTTCTTGCGGGGTTAGGTCTGTTGCTGTTTCGCTGCCCAGTCCGAGGTTCAGAACTTCGACATTTGCACGCTGCGCGCAAAGCCAGCATTGCACATCCGTCACGTAGTCCCCCGCCTGTGTGATACTGTCGCCAAGGAAGACGATCCGGCGAATGCTCTGGAGCTTCGGGCGTGAAGCAGCGCCGATAGCGGGATCGGCCGGGGTCTGCGCGGCATGAACTGGCAAGGGAGCGAGGAACCCCAATAGGAGTGACAAAAGAAGCGACCGCCATGTCCGCAGTTTCAGGAGTTCAGGAATTGTTCGCATAGCTTCTGCGTTCTAGGGGCGTT includes these proteins:
- a CDS encoding putative Ig domain-containing protein, with protein sequence MNPNSSVQLTGRLCRITFWILATVSPGVGADTNEPALLTPRPPRQPQINGPTVYGARPGHPFLYRIPCTGERPINFSADRLPQSLNLDPAKGIISGTTPARGTYDLILKAKNAFGHSERKFRVVSGDKLALTPPMGWNSWYVHFNRVTDQAVRAAADALISSGMADVGYQYVCIDDCWMNAQALQKYMPDPRRVGPLRDRDGNLLPNACFPDMPALTHYIHRLGLKAGIYSSPGPNTCCGLAGSWQHEEQDAARFASWGFDFLKYDWCSYGRIAGKAPSLEAMKKPFALMGGALQRQPRDLVYNLCQYGMGNVWEWGAEVGGNCWRTAGDLGFDLERFVQVALTNAEHGAWSRPGAWNDPDYLQIGWIGRQQGTNFTDPKPCPLTPDEQYAYMSLWCLMAAPLFFSGDPARLDPLTLSVLCNPEVIAVDQDPLGCSARVVRLSGGAFAMVKNLEDESKAVGLFNAGALPATLVARWRELGLSGPQAARDLWRQKDCGPVRDPLTFTVPARGVVLLRCQPL
- a CDS encoding alpha-L-fucosidase, which gives rise to MTKLWMAFMVAAAVGTMRVEIQAEEPNETQQQRDARMSWWRTAKFGMFIHWGVYSVPAGFYQGKPVGGIGEWIMLRGKIPCAEYKAYAKEFNPVKYDAETWVKLAKDAGMKYIVITSKHHDGFAMFCSKASKWNICDASPYGRDPLKDLAEACRKHNIKLGFYYSQAQDWMNGGSTGGRRWDPAQERDMDEYIDQVAVPQVREILSNYGPDIPAVLWWDTPRDINPSRAERLARVARELRPQIITNNRLGGGYKGDTETPEQYIPPQGYPGRDWETCMTINDTWGFKRDDHDWKSTETLIRNLVDIASKGGNYLLNVGPTSEGLIPQPSIERLEQVGKWMRVNGEAIYGSGPTPFGAEAGAFSETEKDKHGKPAFKPAWVWRCTTKPGKLFVHLFQWPAGQFEIPGLMSKVTKAYLLADAGRKPIKVTQSERGTTLALAAKAPDPIASVIVVEIQDKAARLASK
- a CDS encoding SGNH/GDSL hydrolase family protein → MGFLAPLPVHAAQTPADPAIGAASRPKLQSIRRIVFLGDSITQAGDYVTDVQCWLCAQRANVEVLNLGLGSETATDLTPQENASHLEKFGFGRPFLSERLDRVLEAAKPDLLFACYGMNDGSNLPSDASGDRRFANAITRLRESALRSGVKRVVICTPPVHDARQHPGLQPHDESLTRYTSWLLSRRASGWDVVDIHTPMRRSLDEGRSSDPSFMYAQDGVHPDRRGHWIMAREILKQFFGADLKGATRAEELFPVHGPEIRKLISKRSKLLFDAWMTELTHTRPGVPGGPGAKPGALTVCQAQARAVEITAEIVRLRCNTNSPSALSNEHAIPAGKLEGSETLTHKNEI